Below is a genomic region from Miscanthus floridulus cultivar M001 chromosome 1, ASM1932011v1, whole genome shotgun sequence.
TATAAACTATTGCCATATAGCAAGCCAGCAAAGATGAAACCGTGTTTGAATGACCTTACCGAAGAAGCAATCATGGTAACATCATCATCTAAGCACATGGTCCACAGATAACACTCCAGTCGCATTGCATAGCACTCGAAAGGAAAAATGGTTCGACAGAAACAACGCTCTAATTTGTCAGATCCATAATGGCAGTGACAATGTCCCCGTTAGAAGCCTTGAGGGCCTTGATAGCCTTGGGCCTCGAAACAGACGCCTGGGTCATCACCAGCTCAATGTCCTTGGCCTCAACACCAGTTTCGTCGACCTCCTCCTCGTTGTCTTCCTGGCCCGGACCAGATGTCTCTGGGCTCGAGATCATCTGGCTCAAGTCAGGAGCCTTGAACTGTTCTGCGGCCTGGGTCTGCAGCTGGGAGCTGAGGTCCTCGATCTTGGCCTCGCCGAATATGACGTAGGTGTCCGAATTCGGGCTCTTGAACAC
It encodes:
- the LOC136499239 gene encoding nascent polypeptide-associated complex subunit alpha-like protein 1 — translated: MTAQTAEELATQMEQQKLEEQKTEAEEVVVEDEEDDDEDDDDDDKDDDDELDGQGDASGKSKQSRSEKKSRKAMLKLGMKSITGVSRVTVKKSKNILFVISKPDVFKSPNSDTYVIFGEAKIEDLSSQLQTQAAEQFKAPDLSQMISSPETSGPGQEDNEEEVDETGVEAKDIELVMTQASVSRPKAIKALKASNGDIVTAIMDLTN